The following are encoded together in the Bos javanicus breed banteng chromosome X, ARS-OSU_banteng_1.0, whole genome shotgun sequence genome:
- the LOC133242583 gene encoding glycine receptor subunit alpha-4 has translation MKEMEQVPCESGLSRKKDLYFRRSCPGVALAKEEVKPGTKASQPMSPSDFLDKLMGRTSGYDARIRPNFKGPPVNVTCNIFINSFGSVTETTMDYRVNVFLRQQWNDPRLAYREYPDDSLDLDPSMLDSIWKPDLFFANEKGANFHEVTTDNKLLRIFKNGNVLYSIRLTLILSCPMDLKNFPMDIQTCTMQLESFGYTMNDLMFEWLEDAPAVQVAEGLTLPQFILRDEKDLGYCTKHYNTGKFTCIEVKFHLERQMGYYLIQMYIPSLLIVILSWVSFWINMDAAPARVGLGITTVLTMTTQSSGSRASLPKVSYVKAIDIWMAVCLLFVFAALLEYAAVNFVSRQHKEFIRLRRRQRRHRMEEDIIRESRFYFRGYGLGHCLQARDGGPMEGSGIYSPQPPAPLLREGETMRKLYVDQAKRIDTISRAVFPFTFLIFNIFYWVVYKVLRSEDIHQAL, from the exons ATGAAGGAGATGGAGCAA GTTCCCTGCGAGAGCGGCCTGAGCAGGAAGAAGGATCTGTACTTTCGGCGTTCCTGCCCCGG AGTGGCCTTGGCAAAAGAGGAAGTCAAACCTGGGACCAAGGCGTCCCAGCCCATGTCCCCCTCTGATTTCCTGGACAAGCTTATGGGGCGAACATCTGGGTATGATGCCAGGATTCGGCCTAATTTTAAAG GCccacctgtgaatgtgacctgcAACATCTTCATCAACAGTTTTGGCTCCGTCACCGAGACTACCATG GACTACCGGGTGAATGTCTTCTTGCGACAGCAGTGGAACGATCCACGCCTGGCCTACCGAGAATATCCTGATGACTCGCTGGACCTCGATCCCTCCATGCTGGACTCAATCTGGAAGCCAGACCTGTTCTTTGCCAATGAGAAAGGGGCCAATTTCCACGAGGTGACCACAGACAACAAGTTGCTGCGCATCTTCAAGAATGGAAACGTGCTCTACAGCATCAG GCTGACTCTCATTTTGTCCTGCCCGATGGACCTCAAGAACTTCCCCATGGACATCCAGACCTGCACAATGCAGCTGGAGAGCT ttggCTACACCATGAATGACCTCATGTTTGAGTGGCTGGAAGATGCTCCTGCTGTCCAAGTGGCCGAGGGGTTGActctgcctcagtttatcttGCGGGATGAGAAGGATCTAGGCTATTGTACCAAGCACTACAACACAG GGAAATTCACCTGCATCGAGGTAAAGTTTCACCTGGAACGACAGATGGGCTACTATCTGATTCAGATGTATATTCCCAGCCTACTCATCGTCATCCTGTCCTGGGTCTCCTTCTGGATCAACATGGATGCTGCCCCTGCCCGAGTGGGCCTAGGCATCACCACTGTGCTCACCATGACAACTCAGAGCTCTGGCTCCCGGGCCTCTTTGCCTAAG GTGTCCTATGTGAAGGCAATCGACATCTGGATGGCCGTGTGCCTGCTCTTTGTGTTTGCTGCCCTGCTGGAGTACGCTGCTGTCAATTTTGTCTCTCGTCAGCATAAGGAATTCATTCGACTTCGAAGAAGGCAGAGGCGCCACCGCATG GAAGAAGATATCATCCGTGAAAGTCGCTTTTATTTCCGTGGCTATGGCCTGGGCCACTGCCTGCAGGCAAGGGATGGAGGTCCAATGGAAGGTTCTGGCATTTATAGCCCCCAACCTCCAGCCCCACTTCTAAGGGAAGGAGAAACCATGCGAAAACTCTACGTGGACCAGGCCAAGAGGATTGACACCATTTCCCGTGctgtcttccctttcacttttctcatcttcaaCATCTTCTACTGGGTTGTCTATAAAGTGCTACGGTCAGAAGATATCCACCAGGCACTGTGA